The genomic segment TATCAGGTAAAAAGTAATAATACTGATTCCTTGATTTGTTTAATAGCAAAATTTTGAAAGAGAACCCTCAATAGTGAAGCCAGATTTTTTCTGGCCATGAAACTGATACCTTAATAATCATTCGCTGAATACgaaatcctttctttttttttaaccttaaTTAATAGATTAGTACTTTGCTAAAAACCTTAAGAGGAAAGACTGGAAAGTTCCCTAAGTCTAGGATGTATGATCTTAAAGACCTAATAAGCAGCTCAAGATCCAGTCCAAGCACAGCATTTTATTTAAGACCTTTAGCCAAGAATTCATtcaacttcacttgcaacaagCCAGGTGATGCAAAAAGAAATCTCTTAGGTCTTCCTTGAATGTAAAAGATTGTAACGAAGGAAAAGACATCTTAGGTCAGGACATGAGATATGAAACAATAAAATGAATCAAACATTTCCTGACTGCATTTAGATAACTCTGCCAATTAGCCAAGGAAAGCTATCTGCATGCGTGCCCATTTAGATAACTCTACCAAAGAATCCCTTTTGCCAATAAATCGATAACCAAATTGTGTAATGGTGGGAATGGAACACAAATAAACATTCATTTTGTTAATATTCTTCGTTACCAATGCTCTCTTAGGGCTTACACATTGTTTATGCTCTCGAAAGTTTCTAAGGAATGCTTGTTTTTGCTCTCGAAAGTTTCTAAGGAATGTAGTCAAGCGACCAAATCACACCCAAGACAGCCATCTGCTATTTGCATTTCATGCAAGAAAATGTAAACTGCTCTTTCGTACCAGTAACTAGGCAAAATAAGAGAAGAATCTCTTTTTACTTCAACTCCTGTTTGACTTAAATGTTATTAAAGAACAGTAGAAGAATATCAATTAACAGTTCTCacagaaacaaaagaaactaatGGATCTTAGGCTACCTGTATATTTCCAATTCATCTTCAAGAATCTAATCTCAATTCCAGAAACTTCAACATTCTCTGTATGAGTTACACATAAACCATATAAAAGATCTCAAAACAATATTTACCTCTTTCCTTTCTGGGGGAAGACAATACAGTCCACCATATGATGTAATTCTGGCACATCAACAGCTTTTAGAATACGGATGTCACCAGGGTGCAAGCACGGATTTTTTGCAACCGCCACCTTCTCCTCAAGAATATTATTGTGCTTAGAATACGGGATagaatcatcataaaactgccCACGCCCAGCACCAGAGAACTGAACAAACACTTGGCCATATTCCAAGGTTCTGGTTTCATCCAGACATCCCATCATTAATCTTCCATTCGGTATAAATATCCTTGTTTTAGTCCGCAAGTCCAGCAGTTTCGATGCCCGGAAAGCTTGCAGCATCATTGAAAGAAATGGTTCAGAATCAGGCTTATAGCCACATTTCAGCATCTCCTTGAGAACATTTGCGATCTGTCCAGGAGCCATTAATTTTAAAGCCTCATGTGCCTTCGCTGGATCAGTTAGAATAGTGTCCAACTGGGCAACTGCTTCTCTCTGCTTCTTTTCAAATACAACATCCTCGACCCCCAGGGTAGACAAAAGAGTAATTATCTGGCGATTGAGGAAACAAGGCTGGTATTTACTAAACTGTAAAACATCCAACTTGGTGTTATTGGATTCATATTTCTTCATGCTCTGTCTCAGCGACAACTTCTTTGATGAAGTGGGATCAACAGCCACAACACCTTTAAAGCCACCATACCGAATTTGAAAAGCAGACGGAGTGGAGCTTAGGCCATATTTCGTGGCAACTTGCCTTGCAAATTGAGCAGAGATTTTCCCAATGCCATCAGAGAAGACATACTCGACTGTAGAGCGGTAAGCATCTCTTACCTTTATGTCAGGAATCGTTTCAATCTCATGTTTACCAACATTTAGTGTTTCCCTGGAAGAACCGAAAGATTGACCAAGCCTGGCAGCATGTTTCGCCACATTTCTTATCTCACTAAAATCACCCATCCATCTTCTTATATCAGCAGCAGTAAGATCGGGTCTCGAAGCAAACATCCATACTGAATTTTCCTTTAATTGACTTGAAGAATAGGCAAGGAATTGAAACTCTTTATCCCCAATAACTATGCCATTTTTTAGTGTTGACAGTATTCTCTCGTAAATTTCCGTCCTTCCATTCTCATTTGCACCTTTACGAGGTGACAAGTCTGATGGAAACATCTTATTCCGCTCTTCATCAGTAAACGAAACAATAAGAAAATTGTCAATGTACTCTGAAAAGTGGCGCAATACACGATTAGATACAATGACCTCTGGACCACAGAAATACACCTTGCATGGTGTAACTTGCACTCTCCGGACATCTACCAATCTATCTGCCAAAGTACGAGTACGTGATTTGGGGAGTCGCCGGAGCTTGTCATACTTATCATACTGCTCCTTGAGCCACTGCACCGGCTCATAGCAGCACTCTTTCAATGTGTGTAGCTTCTCTAGGGCATGTTCTATGTATTTGACATCTATTCTTTGTGGATCAACAAGCCTGAAGAAATTAGCATCTAGTGATGGCCCTGGAAGACATCCGGTCTGTACTAAACAACAGACCTGGAACAAGATTTCATATGGCACATATAGTCCTTGGGGGGGACGCAGAATAGGAACTAAAACCAAATTGTCTGAATAGGGGAAACCATTTTCCAGCATAAATTGGCTGTCACTTTCTTTGTACCAAGGAAAATAATCACCTAAATTCGGCAGTTGAATACCGGGAGGAAGCTTCAAGCATATGCCAGACGATTgcccaatgcaagatgaagtgaAATCTGTCGTCCTGACCCACTGGTCATATGGAGTTTCCTTAAAGTAGCGATAGGGGGATTCTTCAAGTTTTTTGGAAATCCGAGGAGCACCAGATAACTAAGTCATAAGTGTGCATGTCAATATTCAAACTCATAAACaataatttcacatcaatatgGTAACAGAAACTCATttgtaaaacaaaacaaagagtGGAAAAAATGCATGCTGGTTATTTGCCATATGACTTTCGTATTTTGGATGCGTTTCAGAGTTCAAATCATGGTTAATACTGGCAGCAAAAAGGGTTGATCCAAAAGGCCTTCAAAAGAGGTACTGAAGacataaaaatatgttcacgTGACagtgagaaagaaaagaaatatggCTAAGCTGTTTGCAGGCTTAAATGAATTATGTTCCAGATGATCCCTGCAAATGATCAACTGCAGTttgagagaggagagagaaaaaaagttaCAGCATTGAAATATAATAACAGcagaaccattttttttttctcacacaAGTGTTGCAACCCATTATTTCTCACACCTAATGCATCTATCTATCCATATGTAT from the Coffea arabica cultivar ET-39 chromosome 11e, Coffea Arabica ET-39 HiFi, whole genome shotgun sequence genome contains:
- the LOC140021599 gene encoding probable RNA-dependent RNA polymerase 1; amino-acid sequence: MGKTIHIFGFLDVLAAEVVEFLEGFTGQGTVYALEVKQPKRGGPRSNARVQFTDERSAECIMALPKERLYYGSSYLRASEDDKDWFASPITYEHHMEQIVLNFGCPVSENRFSVLWNVANVSVRFGIGMKRMYFILQFHSDDYKLELSRENIWQFVLHRRGQAAEFLLIQLSGAPRISKKLEESPYRYFKETPYDQWVRTTDFTSSCIGQSSGICLKLPPGIQLPNLGDYFPWYKESDSQFMLENGFPYSDNLVLVPILRPPQGLYVPYEILFQVCCLVQTGCLPGPSLDANFFRLVDPQRIDVKYIEHALEKLHTLKECCYEPVQWLKEQYDKYDKLRRLPKSRTRTLADRLVDVRRVQVTPCKVYFCGPEVIVSNRVLRHFSEYIDNFLIVSFTDEERNKMFPSDLSPRKGANENGRTEIYERILSTLKNGIVIGDKEFQFLAYSSSQLKENSVWMFASRPDLTAADIRRWMGDFSEIRNVAKHAARLGQSFGSSRETLNVGKHEIETIPDIKVRDAYRSTVEYVFSDGIGKISAQFARQVATKYGLSSTPSAFQIRYGGFKGVVAVDPTSSKKLSLRQSMKKYESNNTKLDVLQFSKYQPCFLNRQIITLLSTLGVEDVVFEKKQREAVAQLDTILTDPAKAHEALKLMAPGQIANVLKEMLKCGYKPDSEPFLSMMLQAFRASKLLDLRTKTRIFIPNGRLMMGCLDETRTLEYGQVFVQFSGAGRGQFYDDSIPYSKHNNILEEKVAVAKNPCLHPGDIRILKAVDVPELHHMVDCIVFPQKGKRPHPNECSGSDLDGDIYFVGWDADLIPPRPDEPMDYTPVPPMQLDHEVIIEEVEEYFADYIMNDTLGTISHAHTVFADLEPQKARSKPCLKLARLHSIAVDYPKTGVPAEIPSHLRVRKFPDFMEKPDRQTYESQNVIGKLFREVKEKAPKAPFTSSIESFTREVARRSFDADMEVDGVEDYVDEALVYKSEYDYKLGNLMDYYSKKTEAEILSSGMMWVSKSLDRRNDAEAVGMAVTSLMKEARSWFDRNVGRSDDAYAKASAWYHVTYHPDYWGRCNAGLNRAHYISFPWCVHDKLIQIKKGSSGRSQLIAAPRSLSPIVTSAIAAAILLRLTAFYFSSQ